From Pontibacter actiniarum, a single genomic window includes:
- a CDS encoding AbgT family transporter: protein MAEVQQKKSGVDKFLSVVERIGNALPHPATLFAGFALLVVLLSWVASQFDMAVTHPGTGETVTPFNLLSTEGLHMILTRMVTNFTGFAPLGTVLVSLLGIGIAEGTGLIGAVLRLVVLSSPKRLLTFVIVFAGVISNTASEVGYVLLVPLAAVIFLAAGRHPLAGLAAAFAGVSGGYSANLLLGTVDPLLAGLSTEAARIIDPAYAVNPAANYYFMFVSTFLIAALGTWVTERVVIPRLGEYEGEEKPQSIDRLNAQEKRGLLYATIAILLMVAFILGGLIPEYGYLRDPETNEILHSPFMSGIVAFIFLLAGVAGIAYGIGARTIKNDSDVMRGMAKSMETLGSYIVLVFFAAQFVAYFNWTNLGLILAINGADALKTLGLSGIPLMIMFILVAASINMVMGSASAKWAIMAPVFIPMFMLLGYTPEFTQVAYRIGDSVTNIISPMMSYFALIVAFIQRYDKKAGIGTVISTMLPYSVAFLIGWIVLFIIWILLDLPIGPGANLYMP from the coding sequence ATGGCCGAAGTACAACAAAAGAAATCCGGCGTGGACAAGTTCCTGTCGGTGGTGGAGCGCATTGGTAATGCCCTGCCGCACCCTGCTACACTATTTGCCGGGTTCGCCCTGCTGGTCGTTCTCCTGTCGTGGGTGGCCAGCCAGTTCGATATGGCCGTAACGCACCCTGGCACAGGCGAGACGGTAACGCCCTTCAACCTGCTTTCCACTGAAGGCCTTCACATGATCCTGACCCGCATGGTGACCAACTTTACCGGCTTCGCGCCGCTGGGCACGGTGCTGGTGTCGTTGCTCGGTATCGGTATTGCGGAGGGCACAGGGCTGATCGGGGCCGTGCTGCGCCTGGTGGTGCTGTCGTCGCCAAAGCGCCTGCTCACCTTTGTGATCGTTTTTGCGGGCGTTATCTCCAACACGGCCTCTGAGGTAGGCTATGTGCTGCTGGTGCCTTTGGCGGCAGTTATCTTCCTGGCGGCGGGCCGGCACCCGCTGGCTGGCCTGGCAGCGGCTTTTGCCGGTGTCTCTGGCGGCTACAGCGCTAACCTGCTGCTCGGCACCGTCGATCCGCTTTTGGCGGGCCTGTCTACGGAGGCGGCCCGGATCATAGATCCGGCCTATGCCGTAAACCCTGCGGCGAACTATTACTTCATGTTTGTGTCTACCTTTCTGATTGCGGCCCTGGGCACCTGGGTAACGGAGCGGGTGGTGATCCCAAGGCTGGGAGAGTACGAGGGAGAGGAGAAGCCGCAGAGCATCGACCGCCTGAACGCCCAGGAGAAGCGTGGCCTGCTGTACGCAACCATTGCCATCCTGCTGATGGTGGCGTTTATACTTGGCGGCCTGATTCCGGAGTACGGCTACCTCCGCGACCCGGAAACGAATGAGATTCTGCACTCGCCGTTTATGTCGGGTATTGTGGCTTTCATCTTTCTTCTGGCAGGTGTGGCGGGCATCGCCTACGGCATTGGGGCCAGAACCATTAAGAACGACAGCGACGTGATGCGCGGCATGGCCAAGTCTATGGAAACGCTGGGCTCCTACATCGTGCTCGTGTTCTTTGCGGCCCAGTTCGTAGCATACTTTAACTGGACCAACCTGGGCCTTATACTTGCCATTAACGGGGCGGATGCCCTGAAAACCCTTGGCCTGAGCGGTATCCCGCTGATGATCATGTTTATACTGGTGGCAGCCTCTATCAACATGGTGATGGGTTCGGCTTCTGCCAAATGGGCGATTATGGCGCCGGTGTTTATACCTATGTTTATGCTGTTGGGCTACACGCCGGAGTTTACGCAGGTGGCTTACCGCATCGGCGACAGCGTTACGAACATCATTTCGCCGATGATGTCCTACTTCGCGCTGATCGTGGCCTTTATACAGCGGTATGATAAAAAGGCGGGCATCGGTACGGTTATCTCTACCATGCTGCCGTACTCTGTGGCTTTCTTGATTGGCTGGATTGTGCTGTTCATTATCTGGATCTTGCTCGACCTGCCGATCGGCCCTGGTGCAAACCTGTACATGCCGTAA
- a CDS encoding S66 peptidase family protein: MIPALRPGDKIAIVATARKISFPEIEMAVRTFESWGLQVVLGQTIGASYNYFAGDDALRLQDLQQMLDDESIKAIVCARGGYGTTRIIDQVDFTKFQKQPKWLVGFSDVTALHSHIHNLGIESIHGIMPLLFPKEGAAASIETLRGALFGEELTYTAAPHPFNRTGTATGQLVGGNLSMLHTLTGTRSDSSTEGKILFLEDLCEYLYHVDRMMVHLDRSGKLANLAGLIIGDMSDMNDTPVSFVKNAYEIILEHSGKYNYPVCYGFPVGHEPLNLALICGREAKLEVREEGATLFYL, encoded by the coding sequence ATGATTCCTGCACTTCGCCCCGGCGATAAAATCGCCATCGTTGCCACTGCCCGTAAAATCAGCTTCCCTGAAATAGAGATGGCCGTCCGGACTTTTGAGAGTTGGGGGCTGCAGGTAGTGCTGGGGCAAACGATAGGCGCCAGCTATAACTATTTTGCCGGCGACGATGCCCTGCGCCTGCAGGACCTGCAGCAGATGCTGGACGACGAAAGTATAAAGGCGATCGTTTGCGCCCGCGGAGGCTACGGCACCACCCGCATTATCGACCAGGTGGACTTCACTAAATTTCAGAAGCAACCTAAATGGCTCGTCGGCTTTAGCGATGTAACAGCCCTGCACAGCCACATCCACAACCTCGGCATCGAAAGCATACACGGCATCATGCCGCTGCTCTTCCCCAAGGAGGGTGCAGCAGCCTCTATCGAAACACTCCGCGGCGCCCTGTTCGGCGAGGAGCTCACCTACACAGCCGCGCCCCATCCGTTTAACCGCACGGGCACTGCCACCGGGCAGTTGGTAGGCGGCAACCTGTCGATGCTGCACACCCTCACCGGCACCCGCTCCGATAGCAGCACGGAGGGCAAAATCCTGTTTCTGGAGGACCTGTGCGAGTACCTCTACCACGTAGACCGCATGATGGTGCACCTTGACCGCAGCGGCAAACTTGCGAACCTGGCCGGGCTCATCATCGGCGATATGAGCGACATGAACGACACACCGGTTTCCTTTGTCAAGAACGCCTATGAGATCATACTGGAGCACTCCGGCAAGTACAACTACCCGGTGTGCTACGGCTTCCCGGTAGGCCACGAGCCACTAAACCTGGCACTGATCTGCGGGCGCGAGGCCAAGCTGGAGGTGCGTGAGGAGGGAGCTACACTTTTTTACCTGTAA